The Fuscovulum sp. sequence CCTGATGCAGAGCATAATCACCCGACAGGAACTTGATCGCCACATCGTTGATCGACAGCATGGCACTGCCGCCAATGGCCAGAAGGATGCCGGTCAAGGCGCTGCGCGAGGAAGGCTCGGTCGTCATGGGTGCAGAAAACCCCTGCCGTCGCATCTGTTCTGTCCCGCCCGCGACATCGTCGTGGCGGATTGTCCCGCCCGCCTCCTCCGCCGGATCAGCCCGCCGCCACCGCCGCGCGCACCACCCGCTCCAGCGCCTCAAGGTATCGCGACCGGTCAGCCTTGGAATAGGGCCGCCCGCCACCCTGCCGGAACGGATCGGCGCTGCGCAGGTCGGCCATCAGATCACGCGTCGCCAGCACATTGCCGATGTTGCGGTCGGTCAGCACATCGCCATTGTGCTTCACCACCACCGCCCCGCCCGCGATGACTCGTGCCGCCAACGGGATATCCCCTGTCACCACCACATCGCCCGGCCCGGCCTTATCGGCGATCCACTTGTCCGCCTCATCCGGCCCCGCTGCGACGAACACGCTTTCCACCAGCGGGTTCTGGCTGGGCCGGATGCCACCGTTCGACACCATCAGCATCCGCAGCCCATGGCGCACCGCAACCCGCTCGGTTTCCTCCTTCACGGGGCAGGCATCTGCATCGACGAAGATCCTAGCCATGAAGCGCCGCTGCATGGAACGCCACATGCTCTTCCATGAAGGTGGATACAAAGAAATAGCTGTGGTCATAGCCCTTCTGCATCCGGAAGGCCCCGCCCTGCCGCCGCACGGCCATCGCCTCGGCCAAAGCCTCGGGCTTGAGCAGATCAAGGAACTGATCCGCCGTCCCCTGATCAATCAGCATCGGCCCGTCGAACCCATAGCGCCGCATCAACAGCGTCGCATCATAGCCCGCCCAGACCGTCTCATCCTTGCCCATATAGGCGGTGAACTGCTTGCGCCCCCACTCGCTCGCCACCGGATTGCAGATCGGCGCAAAGGCCGAAACCGACCGGAAGCGCCCCGGAAAGCTCATCGCGATCGTCAGCGCGCCATGGCCGCCCATCGAATGGCCCGTGATCGCCTGCGCAGCCTCGGCAAGCGGAAAGGCCGAAAACAGCACATCGGGCAATTCATCCGTGATGTAATCCCACATCTGGAAATGCTGCGCCCAAGGTGCCTCTGTCGCGTTCACATAGAACCCTGCACCCTGGCCAAGGTCAAAGGCCGGGTCATTCGCCACACCCTCCCCGCGCGGCGATGTGTCGGGAAATACCAGCGCGATCCCCGCCTCGGCCGCCCAGCGCTGCGCACCGGCCTTCACCATCGCATTCTCATGCGTGCAGGTCAGCCCCGACAGATACCAAAGCACCGGCACCGGCCCGTCCTCGGCCTGATCGGGCAGGAACAGCCCAAAGGTCATATCGGTGCCGCACACATCGGACGGATGGGTGTAAACCCCCTGCACGCCGCCAAAAGCACGGTTCTCGGAAAGGGTCTTCATCACGCACCTCGCATCTGTGGCGGCCAAGGTTCCATGCCCCGCAAAAGGATGCAACCCGCTGCCCCTTCATCTTGGCCCAAATACCCAATTCGACCTGCCCGCATGGCACCACAGCGGGGGATCATGCGGGGGGGGCCGGAGGCGCGAATTCCCCCTAGCCCGCACCCAATCATTGCGTCGGATGGAACTTTCCCGCGGGCGAGGTGGTAAAGATCTCGCATCCCGTGGCCGTAACGCCCACCGAATGCTCGAACTGCGCACTCAGCGACTTGTCCCGCGTGATCGCAGTCCAGTCATCGGCCAGAACCTTGGTCTCGGGCCGGCCCAGATTCACCATCGGCTCGATGGTGAAGAACATGCCCTCTTCCAGCACCGGCCCCGATCCCGGCCGCCCGTAATGCAGCACATTCGGCGGCGAATGGAACACCCGGCCCAGACCGTGGCCACAGAAATCGCGCACCACGCTCATCCGCTGACTTTCCACGAAACTCTGGATCGCGTGGCCGATATCGCCAAAGGTATTCCCCGGCTTCACCGCCGCGATCCCGCGCATCAGCGCCTCATGCGTCACATTGATCAGGCGCTGCGCAAAGGGCTTGGCCGTTCCCGCCACATACATCCGGCTGCTATCGCCAAACCAGCCATCCACAACCACCGTCACATCGACGTTCAGGATATCGGCCGCCTGCAACACATCGCTGCTGCGTCCCGGAATCTTTGCCCCCGGAATCCCGTGGCAGACCACGTGGTTCACGCTGATGCACGACGCATGCTGGTATCCCTTGTAGCCGATGGTGGCCGATGTCACCCCGTGCCGTTCCACCTCGGCATTGATGAAGGCGTCAATCTCGCCCGTCGTCGCCCCCGGCACCACCAGCGCCCCCACGGCATCCAGTATCTCGGCCGCAATCCGCCCCGCACGGGCCATGCCTGCAAAATCCGCATCCTCATGGATACGGATCCCGTCTCTGGTGATGCGCCCGCGCGTTTCGTCCACCGCCCGACCTTCCTTCTCGCTTTTCCGCCTAAATAAGCATAGCCGCCCGCAAAGGCCAGACCCGCCCCGCAGCGCCCCCTTTGAAACCGCCTTCTCGCGGCCTATACCCCATCCACCTGCCCAATAAGGAGTCGCCCATGCCCAATCCCACCGCCGCCATGCTGGTGATCGGCGACGAAATCCTGTCCGGCCGCACACGCGACTCGAACATGCACCACCTCGCGCAACGCCTGACAGAGCACGGCATCCGCCTGACCGAGGTCCGCGTCGTGGCCGATGAACAGCCCGCCATCATCGCCGCCGTCAACGATCTGCGCGCGCGCTTTGACCACCTGTTCACCTCGGGCGGCATCGGCCCCACCCATGATGACATCACTGCCGATGCCATCGCCGCCGCCTTCGCCACCCCCATCACCCACCGCGCCGACGCGATGGCGCTCCTGCAGGCGCATTACGACCGCGCGGGTCTGCCCTTCAACGACGCGCGCCAGCGCATGGCCCGCATCCCCGATGGCGCGATCCTGATCGAAAACCCCATCTCCACCGCGCCGGGCTTCACGCTCGGAAATGTCCATGTCATGGCGGGCGTCCCCAGCATCTTCGAAGCAATGCTCGCAGGCCTTCTGCCCACTCTCACGGGCGGGGCACCGCTTCTGTCGCAATCGCTGCGCGTCAACCGGGGCGAAGGCGAGATTGCCGCCGAATTTGGCGCGCTCGCCGCTGATTTCCCCGATCTCTCCATGGGCAGCTACCCGTTCAACACCAATGGCGTCTACGGCACCAACCTTGTCATCCGTGGCACCGATCCCGCCCGGATCGACGCCGCCATGACCCGCCTCGCATCGCTGTTCCCATGACCCCCGACCTGCTGGCCGAGGTGACCGAGGCGACATGGCCCCCCGCGGCCACCCTTCGCCACGGCCCCTGGCTCATCCGCGAAGGCCAAGGCGGCGGCCAGCGCGTCTCTGCCGCCTCCGCCATCGGCGACTGGGCCGAGGCTGACATCCCCACCGCCGAAACCGCCATGCGCGCGCTTGGCCAATCCCCCCTTTTCGTCCTGCGCCCCTCGGACATCGCGCTCGATCAGGCCCTCGCC is a genomic window containing:
- the map gene encoding type I methionyl aminopeptidase — translated: MDETRGRITRDGIRIHEDADFAGMARAGRIAAEILDAVGALVVPGATTGEIDAFINAEVERHGVTSATIGYKGYQHASCISVNHVVCHGIPGAKIPGRSSDVLQAADILNVDVTVVVDGWFGDSSRMYVAGTAKPFAQRLINVTHEALMRGIAAVKPGNTFGDIGHAIQSFVESQRMSVVRDFCGHGLGRVFHSPPNVLHYGRPGSGPVLEEGMFFTIEPMVNLGRPETKVLADDWTAITRDKSLSAQFEHSVGVTATGCEIFTTSPAGKFHPTQ
- a CDS encoding YaiI/YqxD family protein yields the protein MARIFVDADACPVKEETERVAVRHGLRMLMVSNGGIRPSQNPLVESVFVAAGPDEADKWIADKAGPGDVVVTGDIPLAARVIAGGAVVVKHNGDVLTDRNIGNVLATRDLMADLRSADPFRQGGGRPYSKADRSRYLEALERVVRAAVAAG
- the fghA gene encoding S-formylglutathione hydrolase, which produces MKTLSENRAFGGVQGVYTHPSDVCGTDMTFGLFLPDQAEDGPVPVLWYLSGLTCTHENAMVKAGAQRWAAEAGIALVFPDTSPRGEGVANDPAFDLGQGAGFYVNATEAPWAQHFQMWDYITDELPDVLFSAFPLAEAAQAITGHSMGGHGALTIAMSFPGRFRSVSAFAPICNPVASEWGRKQFTAYMGKDETVWAGYDATLLMRRYGFDGPMLIDQGTADQFLDLLKPEALAEAMAVRRQGGAFRMQKGYDHSYFFVSTFMEEHVAFHAAALHG
- a CDS encoding molybdopterin-binding protein, whose protein sequence is MPNPTAAMLVIGDEILSGRTRDSNMHHLAQRLTEHGIRLTEVRVVADEQPAIIAAVNDLRARFDHLFTSGGIGPTHDDITADAIAAAFATPITHRADAMALLQAHYDRAGLPFNDARQRMARIPDGAILIENPISTAPGFTLGNVHVMAGVPSIFEAMLAGLLPTLTGGAPLLSQSLRVNRGEGEIAAEFGALAADFPDLSMGSYPFNTNGVYGTNLVIRGTDPARIDAAMTRLASLFP